In Diadema setosum chromosome 19, eeDiaSeto1, whole genome shotgun sequence, a genomic segment contains:
- the LOC140242848 gene encoding cationic amino acid transporter 4-like, protein MATARCWEFLSLLNRKKSLGSADDLYNTPLRRNLKTFQLVPMGIGTLIGSGLYVLTGVVAKETTGPAIVISYAISGVAALLSAACFVEFACRIPRTGSAYTFTYISIGEIWAFFVGWNLILEYAVAAASDATAFIGYLDFLTGKVLSDFVVNRILGGNVWTLPYIAPYPNIFAAVLIALITVAVILGSKVSASVSIVFVLLNAAVVSIIIALGFAEADIKNWQDYGGFVPKGPGSIFTGAAKLFFAFTGLDAISYANEEAVNPQKSIPRATFISLLIVTTVYMLCSALLTLIVPYPTLDESSAFAGAFVATGVGWARWVVSIGALCGMFACILMSLYCLQRSFYAMAVDGLLFSCLGRVNQTTGVPIIAAVCSCTIVVILAVFFSLVQLVEFSSIGVLIGCTFVSSAVITLRYQPDLLSGVDSVSLEMSSYPSEQRVPAPSDSHGGESSDRERLLTNTSSTLPGTLKEKFRDLPLLKYLAKFRPGVVVNTCLGLSVVLFSGVILVLKYGFQNLLAAEWWAVLLLVLFLVGGLASFFVILLHEQNQASGDYYRERPYTPSTGFAIARKAKDDSFRLNYKETTITLAPPTAAATTARKRKMSRID, encoded by the exons atggcaacagctcGCTGCTGGGAGTTCCTCTCACTCTTGAACCGGAAGAAGTCTCTGGGAAGTGCGGATGACCTCTACAATACCCCTCTTCGACGGAACCTTAAGACATTCCAGCTTGTGCCAATGGGAATTGGCACCCTGATCGGCAGTGGGCTGTACGTGTTAACTGGCGTGGTTGCCAAGGAAACCACAGGACCGGCTATCGTCATATCGTACGCTATAAGCGGAGTGGCCGCTTTGCTTTCAGCTGCGTGTTTTGTCGAATTCGCCTGTCGCATTCCTCGTACAGGATCGGCGTACACGTTCACGTACATATCAATTGGGGAGATTTGGGCCTTTTTCGTTGGTTGGAACCTCATCCTTGAGTACGCCGTTGCGGCAGCTTCAGACGCAACAGCATTCATTGGTTACCTGGATTTTCTCACTGGAAAAGTTCTGTCAGACTTCGTGGTTAACAGAATACTAGGAGGCAACGTTTGGACACTGCCATATATCGCTCCATATCCAAACATATTTGCGGCGGTGTTAATTGCCCTGATCACAGTTGCTGTCATATTGGGATCAAAGGTGTCTGCCTCAGTCAGCATCGTATTTGTGTTGCTGAATGCAGCGGTTGTGTCCATCATCATTGCATTAGGATTCGCCGAGGCAGACATTAAAAACTGGCAAGACTACGGCGGCTTTGTTCCCAAGGGACCCGGAAGTATATTTACAGGTGCAGCCAAACTCTTCTTCGCGTTTACTGGATTAGATGCAATATCCTATGCCAACGAGGAAGCGGTCAACCCTCAAAAGAGTATACCGAGAGCCACGTTCATCTCCCTCCTGATTGTAACCACTGTGTACATGCTTTGTTCAGCTCTTCTGACTCTCATAGTTCCTTACCCGACACTGGACGAGTCTTCCGCCTTTGCTGGGGCGTTCGTCGCGACTGGTGTGGGATGGGCGAGATGGGTTGTCAGTATAGGAGCTCTGTGTGGAATGTTCGCGTGTATTCTAATGAGTCTATACTGTCTCCAGAGATCATTTTACGCCATGGCTGTGGACGGACTCCTGTTTAGCTGTCTAGGACGAGTAAACCAAACCACAGGAGTCCCTATTATTGCTGCCGTCTGCTCGTGTACTATAGTGGTCATCTTGGCTGTTTTCTTTTCCCTAGTGCAATTGGTCGAATTCTCATCAATTGGCGTCTTGATCGGCTGCACGTTTGTCTCCAGCGCAGTTATCACATTGCGCTACCAGCCCGACTTGCTTTCTGGAGTAGACAGCGTGTCGTTAGAGATGTCATCATATCCGAGTGAGCAAAGGGTCCCAGCACCTTCAGACAGCCATGGCGGAGAATCCAGTGACAGAGAGCGACTTCTCACCAACACCTCTTCCACTTTACCGGGGACGCTGAAAGAAAAGTTTAGAGACTTGCCCCTCCTTAAATATTTAGCTAAGTTTCGACCCGGCGTTGTCGTCAACACCTGTCTTGGACTGTCAGTGGTCCTTTTTTCTGGCGTCATCCTGGTTCTCAAGTATGGATTTCAGAATCTTCTGGCGGCAGAATGGTGGGcagttcttcttcttgttcttttccTAGTCGGCGGTCTTGCCAGCTTCTTCGTGATTCTGCTACACGAGCAAAATCAAGCCTCGGGAGATTATTACAGG GAACGACCATATACGCCTTCTACGGGTTTTGCAATAGCAAGGAAGGCCAAAGACGACAGCTTCAGGCTGAACTACAAGGAGACGACAATCACGCTCGCGCCACCTACGGCAGCTGCAACGACAGCACGGAAGCGAAAGATGTCAAGAATCGACTAA